The genomic stretch CGAACCACGCGGATGATGAACGCGGCACCTGCGGCTGCGCAGTGCAGAGCCGTCCCGCTGGACGTCTGCGAACGTTTTTGGCAGGGCGTGCGCGAACGTGCAAGCAAACCATCACGCATAAAGAACGAGGGTCGCACCGCGGCTGCGGTGCGACCCTCTCTTCAGTGCCCCCGGCGGGACTTGAACCCACTACCTCAGGATTAGGAATCCTGCGCTCTATCCGGATGAGCTACGAGGGCGAACGGCTAAAAAGGTAAGCCGATCCGCCGTTTCGGTCAACCGATCTTTCTAGCGGCGGGACGGGGGCAAACCCGCCACAACCAAAGCGCACGATGTCATCTCGAGGAGCAGGCCCAAGACGACCAGGTCGGCGGCGGTGAGGCGCTCGTGGCGCTCGGCTGCGCGGCGGGGCATGGCCGGGTAGAGTGCATCGCGCGTCAAGATCGACGGGCCGCGCCGAGTTGACGCCGGGCGTAGTCTAGTTTAGATTAGACCATGCCGGGAGGACGTCCCAACGCCGCGTTCGGCTGCGCCCACCCGCTTCTCTCTTCACCCCTCACTACACCGCCCATGCAGCCCCTTCTCTCCGCGGACTCGCCCGCCCCGACCGGCCCGCGCGCTCACTTCGGCAAGCTCTCGCCGGTGCTCGTCGTCGACGCCGTCGAGCCCTGCCTCGCGTTCTGGACCGAGCGCCTCGGCTTCCGCCAGGCGAACGCAGTTCCGGGCGAGGACGGCCGGCTCGTGTTCGCGAGCGCCGAGCGCGACGCCGTCGAGATCATGTACCAGTCGCACGCGAGCGTGCTCGCAGCCGAGCCCGAGGCCACGCGCCCCGAGCGAGCGCGCGACCTCGCCGGACACGCCGCGGCGCTCTTCATCGAGGTGGACGACCTTGACGCGGTCGAGGCCGCGCTGGCCGGCGCCCCGGTGGTGAAGGCGCGCCACGAGACGTTCTACGGCACCGCCGAGCTGTACGTGCGCGAGCCCGGCGGCACCACGGTCGGGTTCTCCATGCGCCTGCCGGCCCCGCCGGCGCCGGCCGCCGCGACGACCGCCGGGGTCGACCCGTGAGTGCCGCGCAGATCGCCCGCGCGCGCCGCGCGCCACCTTCGATCACGCGCGAGACGGTCGCGCGGCTCGAGGACCTGCCGAACGTCGGGCCGTCCATCGCCGGGGACCTGCGCGGCATCGGAGTGTCACACCCCGGCGACCTCGCCGGGCGTGACCCGTACGCGCTCTACGACGCGCTATGCGCCGCGACCGGCGTACGCCACGACCCGTGCGTGCTCGACGTGTTCCTCTCGGCGGTGCGCTTCATGGAGGGCGCGCCCGCACGTCCGTGGTGGCACTACACCGCCGAGCGCAAACGCGCGCTCGCGGCGCGGGCGCACTCCGGCCCGTAACCTTCGGGGACCTTGGAGGGAGCGGCCGTGGCCTACGCGACCTCGGGTGCGGTCCGCAGCCAAGGCACCGCGCCACGATTTCGCGCTACCTGGCGCTCTACCGCGCCGGGGGCTTGGATGCGCTCCTGCAGAGGGCGCACAGGCGAGCGCTCGGCCGCCGAGGCGGCCCGGCTGCTGGGGCGATCTCCCGGCTCGTGGCCCGTGACGAGGTGCGGCGCGCGCAGCCGCAGGAGCCTTTGCCCCTGCGATAGCTCGGCACCAGGTGGCCGCTCGCAGGCACCAAAGAGAATGCCCCCCACGGCAAGCCATGCGGGGCATTCACGTTGTCTCACAGGGTGTTTCGTCAATCGGGTTCCTGGTGCCCCCAGTGGAGCGCCGCGGCGACCTCGCCGAGCCAGGCCAGTTCCGCCTCGAACTGGCGGATGGTGAAGCTCACGATGAGCTCGGCGACCGCGACCGTCGGCCCCGTATCGGCCCGGATCGCCGCGAGAGTCGCCCGCTCCCGTGCCGCCTCGGCCTCGAGGAAGGCCCGCCGCCGAGCGAGCTGGAGCGCCCGTACCGCCGGGTCGCCCTGTGTCGCGAGCACGAGCCAGGTGAGGAAGGGCGGTGGCGGACGCTGGGTCGCCCACTCGGGCCGCGCAAGCGCGGCCGCGTACGCCCGCCGCCCCGCCGCGGTCACCCGGAAGACGCGGCGTTCCGGCCCGCCCCCGCCGGATCCCCGTTCGGTGGACCCGCGCTCGGCGCCGGCGGCGCGGCCGGGGGCCGGCCCAATGTGCCCGGCGTCGGCGAGCTTGCGGAGCGAGTAGTAGACCTGCGGGCGCGAAACGCCGGCCCAGTCGCCGACCTCGCGCAGTGCGAGCTCCTGGTTCACCTCGTAGCCGTGCATCGGCCGCTCGAGGAGCAGGCCCAGGACGACGAGGTCGGCGGCGGTGAGGCGCTCGTGGCGCTCGGCTGCGGGGCGGGGCATGGCCGGGGAGAGTACGCCGCGCCGCACCGCGCGTCAAGATCGACGGGCCGCGCCGAGTTGACGCCGGGGGTAGTCTAGTTTAGACTAGATGATGCCGGGAGGACGTCCCCAGCGCCGCGTTCGGCTGCGCCCACCCGCTTCTCTCTTCACCTCTCACTACACCGCCCATGCAGCCCCTTCTCTCCGCGGACGCGGGTCCGCAGACCAACCGCCGCGAGTTCCTGGGCAAGGCCACCGCCATGGCCGTAACGGCCGTGAGCGCCCCCGCCCTGCTGGCCGCGTGGGACAGCTCGCCCGCCCCGACCGGCCCCCGCGCTCACTTCGGCAAGCTCTCGCCGGTGCTCGTCGTCGACGCCGTCGAGCCGTGCCTCGCGTTCTGGACCGAGCGCCTCGGCTTCCGCCAGGCGAACGCAGTCCCGGGCGAGGACGGCCGGCTCGTGTTCGCGAGCGCCGAGCGCGACGCCGTCGAGATCATGTACCAGTCGCGCGCGAGCGTGCTCGCAGCCGAGCCCGAGGCCACGCGCCCCGAGCGAGCGCGCGACCTCGCCGGACACGCCGCGGCACTCTTCATCGAGGTGGACGACCTTGACGCGATCGAGGCCGCGCTGGCCGGCGCCCCGGTGGTGAAGGCGCGCCACGAGACGTTCTACGGCACCGCCGAGCTGTACGTGCGCGAGCCCGGCGGCACCACGGTCGGGTTCTCCATGCGCCTGCCGGCCCCGCCGGCCCCGCCCGCCGCGACGACCACCGGGGTCGACCCGTGAGTGCCGCGCAGATCGCCCGCGCGCGCCGCGCGCCACCTTTATCACTCCGTTCCGCGGGACTGTTTCGATTGCCCGTCCTGACGTAACTGGAACCTGGGTTGGATATCGAAAGCCCGCAGGCGGCAACGGTGCCGCCCTGCGGGCTTTTGTCAGGCTACGAACCGAAGCCGGGGCACGGAGACGAATCTCCGTGCCCCGGCTTTCGGTGTCGAGCGTGCTGCCGGGCGACTACAGCCCCAGCGCGGCGCCCACGTCGATGCGGCCGCGGCCATAGTACGGGTCGGTGCCCGACTGGCCCAGGTCCGCCGAGGACGCCTCGATGATCTGCTTGATGCGCACCGGGTTGCCGGTGCCGTGCTCCGCCATCAGCAGGGCGGCGAGGCCGGCCACGTGCGGCGCAGCCTGGCTCGTGCCCACCTGGCCCGTCAGGCGGTTGCCGGCCTGGCAGCCCGCGTAGCCCAGCACGCCGCCCGTCGCCGACAGCACCAGCTTGGTCTTGCTGCAGTACGACCACACCCACGAAGCGATGTCGTTGCCCCAGGGCCACGGCGACGCCGCGAAGTCAGCGCGGTAGTTGCCGCCCGGCGCCGCCACGTTGATGGACGAGCGGCCGAAGTTGGTGAAGGCCGACGGCTGGTCGACGTAGGCGCCGGCGGACTCGGGACCCACCGCCGAGACGCAGATCACGTGCACGGTGCCGCAGTAGGTCTTGAACAGGTTGCCGTCGTGGTCCAGGTCGGCCCTCTCGTTGCCGGCGGCGACGACGACCAGCATGCCCTTCTGCTTGGCGTAGTTCATGGTGCGCTGGATCAGCGCCACCGCCTGCCCGTTGCCCGGCTTCGCGAAGACGCCGCCCAGGCTCATGTTGGCGACGTGCGCGCCCTGGTCGGCCGCCCAGGTGATGCCCGAGATGATGCCGCCCAGCGAGCCGCTTCCCTTGGCGCCCAGCACCTTCACGCCGATCAGCGTGGTGCGCGAGGTGACGCCGGCCAGCGCGATGGCCTTGCTGCTCACCTGCGTGGCGACGTTCGTTCCGTGGCCGTTGTAGTCGGAGATCTGGTTGCGCGACGGGAAGTACGTGGAGGTGATGGTGTTGTCACCCGGCACGAACGAACGCGAGCGCGACAGGTCCACCAGCCCGTTCAGGTCCGGCGCGTCGTAGTCGATGCCGGTGTCCAGGATGGCCACCGTGACGTTCGAGGAGCCCAGCTTGCCGGCGGCCCACGCCTTGTTGGCGCCGATGGAGCGCATGTTCCACTGCCACACGTAGCGCGAGGCGGTGGCGGGATTGGCCTGGCTCTGGATCTCGTCGGCCGCCGAGCCGTCGAACTCCATGCTCGCGGCGTCCTGCGGCTGGTGAAGCGTGAACTCGGTGTCGGCGGTCACGCCGGCCACGCTGCTCATGGCGCGGATCTCGGCCGCGCCGGCGTCGGAAAGCCCCTCGACCATCGCGAAGCCCACGCCGGCATGCGCGTAGGTGACGGTTCCCCCGAGGCCCTGCACACGCTCGGCGAAACCAGCGGGAACACCGTTGCCCTTGAACAGCACCAGCGACGAAGAGGAACCCGCTTCTACGGACAGGCTGGTTCCGGCCATGGTGGGGGCCAGGGGGGCCGAAGCCTCGTCGGAACAGGCAGCGAGCGCCAGGGTGCCGGCAAGGGCACAGGCAAGGGACGAAACCGGGGTGAAACGCTTCATCAGGCGAGCTCCACGAAAGGAAATTGAGGGAAGAACCCGTGGGAGAACAGGTCCTGGTCCTCGGCGGCCGGGCTGTCTGCGAGAGACCCCTTGGCTTTGCGGACCGGCCTCGCAGCCGGGGTGCCTTTTTCGGGGAAGGGTGGAACGCCCGGCGCGACGGGACCGTCGGTGGGCGTCACTCAATATACCCGCCGAACGAACGTACGTCAACTCCCCGCCGGATGCTAAAGCGTTGGAGGAGAGCCGTTTGCAATTTCTGCGGGTCGCGCCTTTGACGTCCTTGCGCTACGCGCGCCGGCAGACGCACTCCATCCGCCGTCCCGGTTCCTCGCCCGCCCGTTCGCCTCACGAACCCCCGTGTGGCCTTCCCTGTCCCGCGCGCCGCGGCATGGCGCGGACGCTGCCTAACACCCGAGGGCTCACCCTCCACCCCGTTTCTCGCATCTTGTTGCAAACGCACGACTTGGCCCGCAGGCAGCCGGCTCCCGCAAACGGAGGAAATCGTCCGGAATCCGGACGAGACGGCGCGGGAGGAGGAATGCAGGAGGTTGCGGGAGCGGCAGTTACACGGATTCGTACGGATTTCGGGCAGCGGCCCGGGCGGACGGATCACGGACGGTGAGACTCGCGGCCCCACACGGGCCGCCAACCTGGGAAGGCGCGCAGCCGTGCGCCGGGAAAGGAACACGATGAACCGCACGATTCTGCTCGTCGACGACGAGGACGACATCCGCGAGGTCGCGCAGGTCACGCTCGAAATGACGGCGGGGTGGGAGGTGCACACCGCGCAGGACGGGCTGGAGGGCGTGGCCATGGCGCGCCAGTGGCGGCCGGATGCCATCCTGCTGGACGTGATGATGCCGGGGATGGATGGCCCCAACACCGTCAGGGCGCTGCGGACCGATCCCTCCACGGCGGGCATCCCCGTGCTGCTGCTGACTGCCAAGGTGCGCTCGTGCGACCGCCGCGGCTTCTCGGAGCTGGACGTGGCCGGCGTGCTCTCGAAGCCGTTCGACCCGATGGAGCTGGCCAGCCAGGTCTCGGCCGCGCTGGGCTGGTGAAGCCCCGGGCCGGGCACCCGCCCGGCCGCGGACACCGCCGCCCCGCGATCATGGCATCGCGGGGGTCCAGCGGCGCACGCCCATTCCCCCGCATACAAGCCGACTTCATTCCCCGGCAAAAGACGCCAAAGTGGCGCTCACCCACGGGTGGGGGATAGATTCAGGCCTGTCCCGGCCGTTCGTCCTTGCGCATCGCACGCGAGGGGAGCGGACACCTGCAGGCCGCCTTGCCCCGAGACGACGTGACCGAATCCACGGAAACCGCCCGCGAGCCGCGCGCCACCATCCTGGTGGTGGACGACGACGACGGCGTCCGGCGCATCTCGCGCCGCATGCTGGAGCGCTCCGGCTACCACGTGCTGGAGGCCGCGACGGGACCCGAGGCCCTGGACGTGGCCGCGAGCCACGAGGGGCCCATAGACCTGATGGTCGTGGACGTGCTGATGCCCGGGATGACGGGCAACCAGGCGTCGCACCACCTGCGCGACCTGCGGCCCGGCGTTCCCATCCTGTGCATCTCCGGGCACCCCGAGAACGAGGTGGTGCGCTATGGCATCGCCGGCCACGGCACCGCCTTCCTGCAAAAGCCCTTCACCTTCGAGCAGCTCGCCGGCGCCGTCCAGGCGCTGATCGGCGCGCACTGACCCATCGGGGGCCCCGGCCCCCGCGCGGACCTCCCCGGTCCGCATCGAACACGCGGCGCCCCGCCCGTACGAAATCCGCACACTTTCCCAGAATCTCCAGCAACGACGCGGAACTTCCCCCTCCCGCCTCCCCCGCCCCGTCCGGAATCCGCACGATCCCCGCCCCTTCCGCGACCCTCCCGGGAATTCCATAACTCCATCCCGACAAACAACATAGGGCGAACCGCCATCGCGGAACGCCATTCGCCTTGTCCAGGGCCAGCCGCCGCGAGGGTCCGACAGGGGACCCGCGGACCGAACCCCCCGAACGGAGACCTTCCCATGACCCGCTACGAACGCCTCGAGGCCCGCGCCCGCTTCGCCCGCTCGCTTCGCCTGGCCATGCAGGCCGCCACGGCGCTCACCACCTGCATGGTGGCCGCGTACGCCGGCGCCCTGCTGTAGGCCCATCCATCGCCCGCCTTCATCGAACTTCCCTCCACGTCTCGCCCAGGAAACCGCCATGATGTTCACCGGACGCATTCTCATCGTCAGCGACCGCCGCGACGTGATCGCCGAGCTCGAGCCCATCATCCGGGCCGGCCAGCACCTGGCCAGCGTGGTGCCCGACGGCCAGGAAGCGCTCCACGTGCTCGAAGACGGGCTGGTCCCCGACGTGATGATCAGCGACCTGGGCTGCGAGCGCTCGTACGACCACATCGCCTACGTGCGCCGCTTCCGCGAGCTGAACGGGGCGGGATGCCACCTGGTGGTCACCGAGCCGGGCGCGCCGTTCAGCGGGCCGGGGCGGGCCGTCAACGACCGCTTCGCCGTGCTTCCCCGCCCCTTCGACACGGCCCGGGTGAGCACGCAGCTGGAAGACGCCCTGCGCCGGGTGGAGCAGGACTTCCGCGCCCTGCGGGCAGAGATGTGGCGGTCGATGGACCGGCTGAAGCGCGAGGTGGAAGACGCCCGCGGCGAGATGGTGCAGGCGCTGGCGCGCACGATCGGCGCGCGCGACGTGTACATGCACGGCCACTGCGAGCGCGTGGGCGACATGTGCCGCAAGATCGCGCTGGTGCTGAACCTGAACGACGAGCGCACCCACCTGCTTTCCACGGCCGCGCAGCTCCACGAGCTGGGCAAGATCTCGGTGCCGGTGGAGCTGCTTCACAAGACGGAGCCGCTGGACGCGGGCGAGCTGGAGCGCATTCGCGGGCACTTCAAGGTGGGCGCCGAGATCGTGCGCGGGGTGCCGTCGCTGCAGCCGCTGGCCGCGGTCATCGAGCACCTGGGCACCGACCACGCCGACCTGGCCACGCACGTGCCGCCCGACGCGCCGGAGTACCTGCTGATCGGCATCCTGCGGGTGGTGGACGTGTGGGATGCCATGAACCACGCGCGCGCCTACCGCCCGGCGATGTCGCGCGGCTACTGGGAGCCCCTGCTGCGGGATGGAGCCGAAGACCGCTTTCACCCGGCGGCCGTGGCGGCGCTCTTCCGCGTGCTGGGCGACTGAGGGACTTCGGCGGTAGGGGCGAGCCCCGCCTGGGACGGCTGAAGCCGCGGCAATGAACGCGGAAAGCCCCGCAAACGGCGCGGGGCTTCACGACCAGGGGACGGCGGGCGGTACCGTTGTGACTTTCCCTACGTTCGTTACCGTCGCTACCGTGGTTTTACCGGCCCGCCGCCTCCAGCCCGTACTGCGCGATCTTCGCGTGAAGGGTGCTTCGCGAGATGCCCAGCTTTTCCGCCGCGGCGGTGCGGTTGCCGTTCAGCAGGTACAGCGCGCGCTCGATGTGCCGCTGCTCCACCTGGGCGAGGGACAGGATCTCGGCGTCTTCGCGGTTGGCGCGCGGGGCGCCCCGGGCACGGAGCGGCTCGGGAAGGTGCTCCAGGTCGATGCGCTCGGCGCCCGACGCCAGCACCAGGGCGCGCTCCAACACGTTGCGCAGCTCGCGGACGTTCCCCGGCCAGGCGTACTCGGCCAGCGCCGTGGCGGCGCGCGGCGCCAGCTGCCCGGGAGAGGAGGGATGCCGGCCGCCCAGCTCGCGGAGAAAGCGGTGCATCAGCTCCAGCACGTCCTCGCGGCTGCGGTCGCGCAGCGGGGGAATGGTCAGCGGAAAGACCGACAGGCGGTAGAACAGGTCTTCGCGGAACTTGCCGGTGCGCACCTCGGCGGTCAGGTCCTTGTTGGTGGCGGCGAGCAGGCGCACGTCAACCGTCATCTCGCGGGTGCCGCCCAGGCGGCGGAAGGTGCGGGTTTCCAGCACGCGCAGCAGCTTGGGCTGCAGCTCCGGCGCCAGGTCGCCGATCTCGTCCAGGAAGAGCGTGCCCCGGTCCGCCACCTCGAACAGCCCGCGCTTCATCTCGCGCGCGTCGGTGAACGCGCCCTTCTCGTGGCCGAACAGCTCGGAGTCCAGGAACGTGGCCGACAGCCCCGCGCAGTTGATCTCCACGAACGGCGAACGCGCCCGCGGGCTGCGCGAGTGGATCATCTGTGCCACCCAGCTCTTGCCCGTGCCGCTTTCGCCCAGCAGCAGCGCCGTGGTATCGGCCGAGCCGGCCAGCAGCTCCACCTGCCGCGCCAGCGCCACCATCCGCGCCGACGTGCCCAGCGAGGCCGCCGTCTCGCCGCCGGCCAGCTGCCGCGACAGCAGCTCGTTGGTGCGCCGCAGCTCCTGCTTCTCGGCCGCGCGCTCCGCCGCCACCTCCACGTGCGCCAGGTCCACCGGCTTGGTGAGGAAGGTCTCGGCGCCGGCCTGCATGGCGTCGACCGCCGTCTCCACCTCGGCGTGGCCGGTGAGCATGATCACCGCGGCGCCGCGCGACACCAGCACGTCCAGCACCTGCAGGCCCGACATGCCCGGAAGGTCCAGGTCCAGCAGCACCACGTCCGGACGGGTCGATTCCCAGCGACGGAGCCCGTCTTCGCCGCTGCCGGCCTGGTGCACCTCCCAGCCCTTTCGCTGAAAGAAACGCGTGAGAACGCTCAGAACGCCGGGGTCGTCGTCGATGACGAGAATGGATCGTGGCATCGTATGTGAAATTGGCGATCGGGTGCGCCCCGCTGCAGCCGTGAGGTCCCTGCCGGCGGCGTGGGGCGCCGCCACCGGGCGCACTATGATAACACCATCGGCCCCCTCCGCGCGCATCCTTGCGGCGGACGACGACGAGTCGGCCCTGCGCGTGCTGAACCGCATCCTGACGCGGGGCGGGTTCGGCGAGGTGCGGACCACGACGGACGGCACGCGCGTGGAGGCGATGTTCCGCGAGTTCCGCCCCGACATGGTGCTGCTGGACCTGCACATGGGCGCCATCCAGGCGCCCGAGGTCATCCGCCAGCTGCGCGCGCAGATCCCCCCCGAGGACCACGTGCCCATCCTGGTGGTCAGCGGCGACCTGTCCGACGAATCGCGGCTGGCCGTGCTGGCCGAGGGCGCCGCCGACTTCATCAACAAGCCGTACTCCCCGGGCGAGGTGATGCTGCGCGTGCGCAACCACCTGCAGACCCGCCTGCTGCACACCGCCGTCCGCGAGCAGAACCGCACCCTGGAGGCACGCGTGCGTGAACGGACCGAGGCCCTGGAGCGCACCGCGGGCGAAGTGCTGGAGCGGCTGGCCCGCGCCGCCGAGCTGCGCGACGACGACACCGGGCTGCACACCCGCCGGGTGGGCGAGCTGGCCGGCGACCTGGCGCGGGCCATGGGCCTGCCCGAAGACCAGGTGCAGGCGCTGCGGCTGGCCTCCACCCTTCACGACATCGGCAAGATCGGCATTCCCGACTCGGTGCTGCTCAAGCCCGGCCGGCTGACCCCCGAGGAGTGGGAAGTGATGAAGTCGCACACCGTCATCGGGGCGCGCATTTTGGCCGAGGGCTCGTCGGAGGTGGTGCGCCTGGCCGAGCAGATCGCCCGGTCGCACCACGAGCGCTGGGACGGGGGCGGCTACCCGATGGGGCTGGCCGGCACCGACATTCCCCTTCCCGCCCGCATCGTGGCCCTGGCCGACGTGTACGACGCGCTGACCAGCGACCGCCCCTACCGCGCCGCCTGGGCGGTGCCGCGCGTGCTGGACGAGATCCGCTCGCTGCGCGGCACCCACTTCGACCCCGCCGTGGTCGACGCGTTCATGGAGGCGGTGGTGCCCTCGCTGCACGCCCGCGAAGCCGCGTGAAAACACCGTCCGCATGCCGCCCGGTTCCCGCCGGAACACCCGGAGCAGGCCCAAACGACGTTGTAGAGCGGATTTGCGGGACAAACAGATGACGGCCGGCCGCGCGGTGGCGCCGATCCTGCATGGGCACGCCCTCGCCGCCGAAGCACGCTCCCGGCAAATAAGACCCTTGGCGCGCGGAGCAAATCGGCTTAGGTTGCCGCCAGCGAAAGTCGCTGCGCTCCATCATCAACATCCAGCACGTGGACGGACATGGCCAGGGAGACGGGAGTAGTCAAGTGGTTCAACCCGGAGAAGGGCTTCGGGTTCATTACCCGTGACAACGGGGAGAAGGACGTCTTCGTCCACCACAGCGCCATCCAGGGCGGCGGGTTCCGCACCCTGAACGACGGCGAGCGCGTGGAGTTCGACGTCGTGCAGGGCACCAAGGGCCCCGCGGCCGAGAATGTCGTTCGCCTGGATGCGCCCGCCGATGGCGGTGGCGGTGACAGCGGCGGCAGCCGTGGCGGTGGCGGCTACGGCGGCGGCGGTGGTGGCCGCAGCGGTGGCGGCGGTGGGTACGGCGGTGGCAGTGGTGGCGGCGGCTACGGCGGTGGTGGCGGCGGCCGCGGAGGCGGCGGTGGCGGCTACGGCGGTGGTGGCGGCGGCCGTGGCGGCGGTTACGGCGGCGGTGGTGGTGGCCGCGGCCGTGGCGGCGGTGACGACGACCGCTGGTAGCCGATCAGCCGGAACACAACGGACGAGGCCCGGGCGCTATGCCCGGGCCTCGTTCTGTTTTCGTCCGCGTCGAACGAGCATCACGCGGAGGACGCGAAGAAACGGACGAGCCGCGGAGGGCGGATGCACCTCCACGGCTCTCTTCTTTCTCCGCGGCTCCGCCCGGAACCGAGTCGTCGATCAGGGATGACGCGGGGAGAAATGCAAGAGGCCCGATCCGCGGGGGATTGGGCCTCTCTGCTTGCGGATCAGAAGTCGAACCGGCGGGCGGCGCGCTTGCGGTCCTTGTGACGGCGGCGCTCGGCGGCCTTCTCCTTGAGCTTCCGCGCCTCGCTGGGCTTCTCGTAGTGCCGCTTGCGGCGCATGTCCTTGAACAGACCCGAACGAATCATCCGACGGCGGAACTGCTTGAGCGCCCAATCCAGGCGGTCAGTCTCTGCAAGCTGAATCTCGACCACGTCTTCTCCCTTCTGAGGAAACGATTGAAGACCCGCGCAGACGTGCCCCGGGTCTCCCGATTCTCCATCAATCCCATGACCAGACCCTCAAAATAATCGATTTTCCGCACAAGTCAACCAGGGGTCCACACGCGGATGCCGGGGCTACGGCGCGGAGGCCGCCGGCGCGTCGGGTGCGCGCACCCGTTCGTTGGCGCCCATCCGCATCCGGGGCACGCGCCCCCGCTCGTCGATGATGAACGAGAGGAAGCTTTCGCCCATGGCGCGGTTGGCCCAGCGGGCCAGGAACACGTCGTGGTGCCAGTGCTCCAGCGGCGCGGTGTTGCGCCCGCCCAGATCCGCCACGAGCACGCCATTCACGTGGCGGAGAACCACGGCGGACTGGATGCTGTCGGCGTCCACGTAGGTGCCGGCGTACGCCTGCAGCGGCAGCGACGGGCGGGTGCCGGCGGCCCGGTGCGACCTCCGCTCGCGCTCGGCGGCGCGCTCGCGCTCCGCCGCCTGCGTGTACGCGGGGCGCAGCTCGGCGCTCCAGTCTCGCCGCGGGCCGCCCAGGAACTCGTCGACGATGCGGTACATCAGCGCGTGCCGCACCTCGGCGTGGTCCAGGTTGGCGTAGATCACCAGCCCCAGCCGCTCTTCGGGCACCAGCGCCAGGATGGCCGTCATCCCGTCGATGCTTCCGGTGTGCATGGCCAGCTTGCGCCCGCGGTAGTCCTGCAGGAACCACCCCAGCCCGTAGGCGGTGAAGCTGGGGCGCGACAGCCGCGTGGCCTCGGGATAGAACGAGGCGGCGGGGATGAGGAACTGCGGCGTCAGCATCTCGCGATGGCTGGCCGCGCTCACCAGCCGGCGCCCGGCCACCCGGCCGCTGTCCAGCTGAAAGCGGATCCACCGCGCCATGTCGCTGACCGACGAGTTCATCGACCCCGCAGGGCCGATGTTGTCGAAGTCCAGGTACGGCACGGGGATCACCGTGTCGTTCACCTCCACGTGGGGAGTCGCCACGTTCGGCCGCTCCGCCAGGCCGGCGTAGCCCGTCAGCGTCTCGCCCATCCCCAGCGGCTGCAGGATGCGGCTGCGGACGAACTCGCTCCACGGCACCCCCGACGCCTGCTGCACCACCCTCCCCGCCACCATGTAGCCGACGTTGTTGTACTGGTACCGCGTGCGGAGCGCGGCGAACGGGCGCACGAAGCGCAGCCGCCGCAGGATGTCGTCGCTGGTGTTGGGAGACGCGAACCAGATGGCGTCGCTCCCCGGCAGCCCCGTGCGGTGGGTGAGCAGGTCGCGCACGGTCAGCTGGCCGGTCAGCGCGGGATCGTACAGCCGGAAGCCGGGCAGGTGCATGGAAACGGGATCGTCCCAGCGCACCTTTCCCTCGTCCACCAGCATGGCCAGCGCGGTGGCGGTGAACGCCTTGGTGGTCGAGGCGATGGCGAACGAGGTGTGCTCGTCCACGCGGTCGTTTCCCCCCACCGTCCTCACGCCGAAGCCGCGCGCGTACACCACCGAGTCGTCCTTGACGATGGCGATGGCCATCCCCGGCACGTGCCAGTCGCGCATGGCACCCTGGACGTACGCGTCGAACCCGTCCAGCGGTCGTTCCTGCGCGGCGGCGGGCGCGGAGGCCAGCACGGCGGTGGCGACGAGCGCGCGGCGGAG from Longimicrobium sp. encodes the following:
- a CDS encoding HD-GYP domain-containing protein — its product is MITPSAPSARILAADDDESALRVLNRILTRGGFGEVRTTTDGTRVEAMFREFRPDMVLLDLHMGAIQAPEVIRQLRAQIPPEDHVPILVVSGDLSDESRLAVLAEGAADFINKPYSPGEVMLRVRNHLQTRLLHTAVREQNRTLEARVRERTEALERTAGEVLERLARAAELRDDDTGLHTRRVGELAGDLARAMGLPEDQVQALRLASTLHDIGKIGIPDSVLLKPGRLTPEEWEVMKSHTVIGARILAEGSSEVVRLAEQIARSHHERWDGGGYPMGLAGTDIPLPARIVALADVYDALTSDRPYRAAWAVPRVLDEIRSLRGTHFDPAVVDAFMEAVVPSLHAREAA
- a CDS encoding sigma-54 dependent transcriptional regulator — encoded protein: MPRSILVIDDDPGVLSVLTRFFQRKGWEVHQAGSGEDGLRRWESTRPDVVLLDLDLPGMSGLQVLDVLVSRGAAVIMLTGHAEVETAVDAMQAGAETFLTKPVDLAHVEVAAERAAEKQELRRTNELLSRQLAGGETAASLGTSARMVALARQVELLAGSADTTALLLGESGTGKSWVAQMIHSRSPRARSPFVEINCAGLSATFLDSELFGHEKGAFTDAREMKRGLFEVADRGTLFLDEIGDLAPELQPKLLRVLETRTFRRLGGTREMTVDVRLLAATNKDLTAEVRTGKFREDLFYRLSVFPLTIPPLRDRSREDVLELMHRFLRELGGRHPSSPGQLAPRAATALAEYAWPGNVRELRNVLERALVLASGAERIDLEHLPEPLRARGAPRANREDAEILSLAQVEQRHIERALYLLNGNRTAAAEKLGISRSTLHAKIAQYGLEAAGR
- the rpsU gene encoding 30S ribosomal protein S21; translated protein: MVEIQLAETDRLDWALKQFRRRMIRSGLFKDMRRKRHYEKPSEARKLKEKAAERRRHKDRKRAARRFDF
- a CDS encoding serine hydrolase — translated: MPILRRALVATAVLASAPAAAQERPLDGFDAYVQGAMRDWHVPGMAIAIVKDDSVVYARGFGVRTVGGNDRVDEHTSFAIASTTKAFTATALAMLVDEGKVRWDDPVSMHLPGFRLYDPALTGQLTVRDLLTHRTGLPGSDAIWFASPNTSDDILRRLRFVRPFAALRTRYQYNNVGYMVAGRVVQQASGVPWSEFVRSRILQPLGMGETLTGYAGLAERPNVATPHVEVNDTVIPVPYLDFDNIGPAGSMNSSVSDMARWIRFQLDSGRVAGRRLVSAASHREMLTPQFLIPAASFYPEATRLSRPSFTAYGLGWFLQDYRGRKLAMHTGSIDGMTAILALVPEERLGLVIYANLDHAEVRHALMYRIVDEFLGGPRRDWSAELRPAYTQAAERERAAERERRSHRAAGTRPSLPLQAYAGTYVDADSIQSAVVLRHVNGVLVADLGGRNTAPLEHWHHDVFLARWANRAMGESFLSFIIDERGRVPRMRMGANERVRAPDAPAASAP
- a CDS encoding cold-shock protein encodes the protein MARETGVVKWFNPEKGFGFITRDNGEKDVFVHHSAIQGGGFRTLNDGERVEFDVVQGTKGPAAENVVRLDAPADGGGGDSGGSRGGGGYGGGGGGRSGGGGGYGGGSGGGGYGGGGGGRGGGGGGYGGGGGGRGGGYGGGGGGRGRGGGDDDRW